Proteins from one Procambarus clarkii isolate CNS0578487 chromosome 8, FALCON_Pclarkii_2.0, whole genome shotgun sequence genomic window:
- the LOC138359720 gene encoding uncharacterized protein: MPIYTIPGLTVPIYATPGLTAPIYATLGLTTPIYATPGLTTPIYATPGQTTPIYATPGLTAPIYATLGLTAPIYATLGLTTPIYATPGVTAPIYTTLGLTAPIYTTLGLTAPIYATLGLTAPIYATLGLTTPIYATPGVTAPIYATLGLTTPIYATPGVTAPIYATLGLTAPIYATPGQTASIHTTPGLTTPIYATLGLTTPIYATPGLTAPI; this comes from the coding sequence ATGCCAATATACACCATTCCGGGCCTAACTGTACCAATATACGCCACTCCGGGCCTAACTGCACCAATATACGCCACTCTGGGCCTAACTACACCAATATACGCCACTCCGGGCCTAACTACACCAATATACGCCACTCCGGGCCAAACTACACCAATATACGCCACTCCAGGCCTAACTGCACCAATATACGCCACTCTGGGCCTAACTGCACCAATATACGCCACTCTGGGCCTAACTACACCAATATACGCCACTCCGGGCGTAACTGCACCAATATACACCACTCTGGGCCTAACTGCACCAATATACACCACTCTGGGCCTAACTGCACCAATATACGCCACTCTGGGCCTAACTGCACCAATATACGCCACTCTGGGCCTAACTACACCAATATACGCCACTCCGGGCGTAACTGCACCAATATACGCCACTCTGGGCCTAACTACACCAATATACGCCACTCCGGGCGTGACTGCACCAATATACGCCACTCTGGGCCTAACTGCACCAATATACGCCACTCCGGGCCAAACTGCATCAATACACACGACTCCAGGCCTAACTACACCAATATACGCCACTCTGGGCCTAACTACACCAATATACGCCACACCGGGCCTAACTGCACCAATATAA